From the Astatotilapia calliptera chromosome 6, fAstCal1.2, whole genome shotgun sequence genome, one window contains:
- the LOC113023399 gene encoding fibroblast growth factor 8b-like: protein MNKKGKLIGKRKGRGKDCIFTEIVLENNYTALQNAKYEGWYMAFTRKGRPRKASKTKQHQREAHFMKRLPRGHLLSEKRPFDVLPLPVPAHPFNKRTKHSHHQRSGGAED, encoded by the exons ATGAACAAGAAGGGGAAGTTGATCGGCAAG cGGAAAGGGCGAGGCAAGGACTGCATCTTCACCGAGATTGTTCTGGAAAACAACTACACTGCACTCCAGAACGCCAAGTACGAGGGCTGGTACATGGCTTTTACACGCAAGGGCCGCCCCAGGAAGGCCTCCAAGACCAAGCAACACCAGAGGGAGGCCCACTTCATGAAGCGTCTACCCAGGGGGCACTTGCTGAGTGAGAAGAGACCGTTTGATGTTCTTCCTCTCCCTGTCCCCGCGCACCCTTTCAACAAGCGGACTAAACATTCCCACCACCAGCGCTCAGGGGGCGCTGAGGACTGA